One Thermoplasma volcanium GSS1 genomic window carries:
- a CDS encoding CoA-binding protein gives MDQIVDILTHYKNVAVVGISSNPEKDSYRVAKYLMEHGFRVIPVNPNLSSWEGLKAYPSVSAIEDKVEIVDVFRKPEAVLEVVDDALKVSPKVIWMQEGVVNEEARQLAEKHGINVVMDKCMMKEHIKLANSQR, from the coding sequence ATGGATCAAATAGTGGATATATTAACACATTACAAGAACGTTGCAGTTGTAGGCATTTCATCAAATCCTGAAAAGGACAGCTACAGAGTAGCCAAATACTTAATGGAACACGGGTTTAGAGTGATTCCTGTAAATCCTAATCTCTCTTCATGGGAAGGCTTAAAGGCTTATCCTTCAGTATCTGCTATAGAGGATAAAGTCGAGATCGTAGATGTGTTCAGGAAACCAGAGGCGGTACTTGAAGTAGTAGACGATGCTTTGAAGGTTTCGCCTAAAGTCATCTGGATGCAAGAGGGCGTAGTAAATGAAGAGGCAAGGCAATTAGCCGAAAAACACGGCATTAATGTGGTCATGGACAAATGCATGATGAAGGAACACATCAAACTGGCCAATAGTCAGAGATAA
- a CDS encoding DMT family transporter, giving the protein MKEIKYLIPYVIFTSFSYYFAKNGVEQVSPSLFMGIRYLLSGLILLPFAKKLRITKNIILLAIMTSTSTAFWAYGLLYVSPAESAVLSYSMPIFSLPIAFLMVSERPSKVEIIGIVIGFTGVIIYGIPLMKGFTIFGAVLTISNAVFWASFTVFYRKLKEEDPFSTNAMQFLIGSLFLFALVPLDPSHNFSLSFAVDVIWMATLGGALQFILWNFMVKISAVNRITVLAFAVPIFTTILGVILSHEIPSGLAIAGVIIMFTGIFVSRLKGGISIVRETSG; this is encoded by the coding sequence ATGAAGGAGATAAAATACCTGATCCCTTATGTAATATTCACATCTTTTTCGTATTATTTTGCGAAGAACGGTGTAGAACAGGTATCTCCTTCGTTATTCATGGGAATTAGGTACCTTTTGTCTGGGCTTATCTTGCTTCCGTTTGCTAAAAAGCTTCGAATAACTAAGAACATTATTTTGCTGGCCATTATGACTTCTACGAGTACGGCTTTTTGGGCTTACGGGCTTCTCTATGTTTCACCAGCTGAATCTGCTGTTCTAAGTTACTCTATGCCTATCTTCTCTCTTCCGATAGCTTTCCTCATGGTGTCGGAGAGGCCATCGAAAGTGGAAATAATTGGTATTGTAATAGGATTTACCGGAGTCATTATCTATGGAATACCTCTTATGAAGGGCTTCACCATTTTCGGAGCAGTTCTTACTATATCCAACGCAGTCTTTTGGGCATCTTTCACAGTGTTTTACAGAAAATTGAAGGAAGAAGATCCGTTTTCAACCAACGCTATGCAGTTCTTAATAGGATCACTATTTCTATTTGCCCTGGTTCCACTTGACCCAAGCCACAACTTTTCTCTTTCCTTTGCAGTAGACGTGATTTGGATGGCTACTCTCGGCGGAGCGCTCCAATTTATACTATGGAACTTTATGGTCAAAATAAGCGCAGTCAACAGAATAACAGTTCTTGCCTTCGCAGTCCCAATCTTTACCACTATTCTGGGCGTAATTTTGAGTCACGAAATTCCATCGGGTCTTGCAATTGCAGGCGTAATAATAATGTTCACGGGAATATTTGTTTCCAGGTTAAAGGGAGGTATTTCTATAGTAAGGGAAACTTCTGGATAA
- a CDS encoding pyridoxal-phosphate dependent enzyme: MPCIVRCIRCGNVRKNEELRCPVCGNLYEIYPDFKFQDDYEKNFPYIKKWVSLGEVETPIVNYGEVKFKIDYYQPTFSYKDRGSKVLISHIRDITPSQNISTISEDSSGNAGASIAAYGAAAGLKVKVYVPKTVSGQKFKQILVYGAEAVKIDGNREDVQIAAENSGYYYASHVLRPEFRDGIRSLAYEIFMQTEKMPDHIFIPVSAGTLLIGLYSGFEHLFRSGEIEKIPNIVAVQAEAVSPVCAKLNGEQFDENSNATSIADALVSKKPILLEKMLSILRENGKCIRVSDNEIIEARKELALKGIYAEYSSSTVFAAYKKKKLENSLLVLTGAGLKND, from the coding sequence ATGCCTTGTATAGTTAGATGCATAAGGTGCGGTAATGTAAGAAAAAACGAAGAATTGCGGTGCCCTGTATGCGGGAATCTATATGAAATATATCCTGACTTTAAGTTTCAAGACGACTATGAAAAAAATTTCCCATACATAAAGAAATGGGTTTCTCTCGGAGAAGTTGAGACTCCTATCGTCAATTACGGCGAAGTCAAGTTCAAGATTGATTACTACCAGCCTACATTTTCATATAAAGACAGGGGGAGCAAAGTTCTGATCTCACACATAAGGGATATTACGCCATCGCAGAATATTTCAACTATATCTGAAGATTCATCAGGGAATGCTGGTGCATCTATTGCAGCTTATGGAGCGGCAGCCGGTCTTAAAGTAAAGGTTTACGTGCCTAAGACTGTATCCGGCCAAAAGTTTAAACAGATTCTTGTCTACGGAGCCGAAGCTGTTAAAATAGATGGCAATCGTGAAGACGTACAGATAGCCGCCGAAAATTCTGGATATTACTATGCAAGCCATGTGCTAAGACCGGAATTTAGGGATGGAATACGTTCCCTCGCATATGAAATTTTTATGCAGACCGAAAAAATGCCAGATCATATTTTCATACCAGTTTCCGCTGGCACCTTGCTTATTGGGCTTTACTCAGGATTCGAACACCTATTCAGGTCTGGAGAAATAGAGAAAATACCCAATATCGTGGCAGTTCAAGCCGAAGCTGTATCTCCGGTTTGTGCCAAACTAAACGGAGAACAATTTGATGAAAATTCTAATGCGACATCCATAGCAGATGCTCTAGTATCGAAAAAGCCAATCTTATTGGAAAAGATGCTGTCTATACTAAGAGAGAATGGAAAATGCATAAGAGTAAGCGACAACGAAATAATCGAAGCCAGAAAAGAATTGGCGTTGAAAGGCATTTACGCCGAATACAGCTCATCCACAGTATTTGCAGCTTATAAAAAGAAAAAATTAGAAAATAGCCTACTTGTACTTACTGGGGCGGGGCTGAAGAACGATTGA
- a CDS encoding winged helix-turn-helix domain-containing protein, protein MAESKVLVKGTPFNKPVIKGKLENNYDMSQDEVSLLLFLKTHGGKIPLYRIKNETGLKDPESVLKNLMDYGFALEDKERLGEKIVLTSEGEFVAQAIRVRDEELRLKEMKQKKNVNRSSAPPQ, encoded by the coding sequence ATGGCAGAGTCGAAAGTTTTAGTAAAGGGAACACCTTTCAATAAACCCGTTATTAAAGGTAAGCTTGAGAATAATTACGATATGAGCCAAGATGAAGTATCTCTTTTACTTTTCTTAAAGACACATGGTGGAAAGATCCCGTTATATAGAATCAAAAATGAAACAGGTCTTAAAGATCCGGAATCAGTCCTTAAAAACCTTATGGACTACGGATTCGCCTTGGAAGATAAGGAGAGGCTAGGAGAAAAAATTGTACTTACAAGTGAGGGTGAGTTTGTAGCTCAGGCTATTAGAGTTAGAGATGAAGAGTTAAGATTAAAGGAAATGAAACAAAAAAAGAACGTCAATCGTTCTTCAGCCCCGCCCCAGTAA
- a CDS encoding DUF1059 domain-containing protein has product MSYVFRCRDYGFDCSYTLEEERKEDIPPMVKMHLRYAHGIYDFTDEVRDKVLSVIKEKK; this is encoded by the coding sequence ATGTCTTATGTTTTCAGATGCCGTGATTACGGTTTTGATTGCAGCTATACCCTTGAGGAGGAACGAAAGGAGGACATACCGCCTATGGTTAAGATGCATCTCAGGTATGCCCATGGGATTTATGATTTTACAGATGAAGTTAGGGACAAAGTTCTTTCAGTTATTAAGGAAAAGAAATAG
- a CDS encoding zinc-ribbon domain-containing protein, with protein sequence MPVYDPDEHELLQEKSSMTRGGEQYFKGTLYLTDKRLIYEEKGHRGLIHAHPSKILLDLPLYLVVNISIAVPKIKLGTKKTLSVEFTTEKGDDRATFVLKDPGKWQSEMMRWTTDAKRRHEQEEKIKSEEEKRREIELARAKAPTANIGMYINAGKKEGAENQNKNFIETTFSEINPERLEKGEETKALPKTKRCPNCGKDIPIDSVYCPYCGFKQP encoded by the coding sequence ATGCCAGTATACGATCCAGACGAACACGAACTTCTGCAAGAGAAATCAAGCATGACAAGAGGGGGAGAGCAGTACTTTAAGGGTACACTTTACCTCACAGATAAGAGGCTAATATACGAAGAAAAGGGTCATAGGGGACTCATTCATGCTCATCCCTCTAAAATTCTTCTAGATCTTCCGCTGTACTTGGTGGTAAATATATCGATCGCAGTACCTAAGATCAAGTTAGGGACTAAAAAGACCCTTTCAGTCGAGTTTACCACCGAAAAAGGTGATGATAGAGCAACTTTTGTTTTGAAAGACCCAGGTAAATGGCAGTCTGAAATGATGAGATGGACGACTGATGCTAAACGTAGACATGAGCAAGAAGAAAAAATTAAGTCCGAAGAGGAAAAGAGAAGGGAAATAGAGCTAGCAAGGGCAAAGGCGCCTACGGCGAATATAGGTATGTATATAAACGCAGGCAAAAAGGAAGGTGCTGAAAACCAAAATAAGAATTTCATAGAAACTACTTTTAGTGAAATAAATCCGGAAAGACTCGAAAAGGGAGAAGAAACCAAAGCGCTTCCTAAAACGAAAAGATGCCCTAACTGCGGAAAAGATATACCTATTGATTCAGTATACTGCCCGTATTGCGGCTTTAAGCAGCCTTAG
- a CDS encoding archaellin/type IV pilin N-terminal domain-containing protein, whose product MEDKAVSPIIATILLIAITVALAATFYTEVTPYFTEAQYYTPQAVTDVMNVSNGSSFSYDIYIQFFPANLTASQVEISLHVGSSYEYINLKMLSPFGKTTLNNGSITISQYPSAGYFTQGLIFVINSTLPLHSIIFVDLKTSSSINTVSI is encoded by the coding sequence ATGGAAGACAAGGCAGTGTCACCTATTATTGCTACTATACTTCTGATAGCAATAACTGTGGCCCTGGCTGCAACATTTTACACGGAAGTTACACCGTATTTTACAGAAGCTCAATACTATACTCCTCAGGCAGTTACAGATGTAATGAACGTAAGCAATGGATCTTCCTTTTCATACGACATCTACATACAATTTTTCCCAGCAAATCTGACCGCTTCCCAGGTAGAAATTTCACTTCATGTTGGTTCCAGTTACGAATACATTAATCTAAAAATGTTATCGCCTTTTGGGAAAACTACTCTTAACAATGGAAGCATCACGATATCCCAATATCCAAGCGCCGGCTATTTTACGCAGGGTCTCATATTCGTGATAAATAGTACGCTGCCTCTACATTCAATAATCTTCGTAGACTTAAAAACATCCTCTTCGATCAATACAGTTAGCATTTAA
- a CDS encoding succinate dehydrogenase — translation MVEANKEIREGIWSWAKFYRKGWDYFAFTMHRISGIVILFYLYLHYIVLSNLLHPGPNGIDYNKIVTSITVGPYDSFLVLDFLLALVIFYHGANGVRLALNEFGIGLNKNKALFIIFEVISMILLGLFDYYALQFAGVKF, via the coding sequence TTGGTTGAAGCAAATAAGGAAATTAGAGAAGGTATATGGTCATGGGCCAAGTTTTACAGAAAGGGTTGGGACTACTTTGCTTTCACTATGCACAGAATTTCCGGTATAGTTATACTGTTTTATCTATATCTGCACTACATTGTTCTATCGAATCTCCTTCACCCTGGCCCTAACGGCATAGACTACAACAAGATAGTAACTTCGATTACCGTGGGTCCATATGACAGTTTTCTTGTACTCGATTTCCTACTCGCGTTAGTCATATTTTACCATGGAGCCAACGGTGTGAGGCTTGCGTTGAACGAGTTTGGTATCGGCCTGAACAAGAATAAAGCTCTGTTCATAATCTTCGAAGTTATTTCAATGATACTTCTTGGACTCTTCGACTATTATGCTCTTCAGTTCGCGGGGGTGAAGTTCTGA
- a CDS encoding succinate dehydrogenase/fumarate reductase flavoprotein subunit, translated as MEKIKEDVIVLGGGMAGLRAAVAAAEYNKNISVGVVSKLYPLRSHSVSAEGGTSAVLNPKDSFDLHAYDTIKGSDYLADQDAVEEFVRLVPEQIYTTDHWGCPWSRNPDGTISQRDFGALSFPRATFAADKTGFHVMQTLFSRALRYENIHFYNEYFATSMFLDNGRMNSLTTINLRTGDFVVFQSKAFIFAAGGAGRLYQFSTYAHSVSGDGDAIAYRAGIPLKDMEFIQFHPTGLVPSGILITEGARADGGYLLNGENKRFMQAYAPNKLEKASRDVVSRAIMWEIEAGRGVKGEYGDMEYVWLDLRHMADVLDERLPMITEIAKKFNGIDAHTELIPVHPATHYTMGGIDSNVRTTTDYSGIFAAGENACVSIHGANRLGSNSTNECLALGNVAGVSAAKYAMEHDIPDLVVSNVENEEKRIWDDLLKRNGGENVAKIREDLRINMDKNVGIFRDENGLNTSLKNIKQLKERYNNISIQDKSSTFNMELEWALEVGFMLDIAEVITTGALLRKESRGAHYRKDYPNRDDENYLKHTIATYTKDGPRITYKPVVITKWQPTVRTY; from the coding sequence GTGGAGAAGATAAAAGAGGATGTCATCGTTCTTGGTGGTGGAATGGCTGGCCTTAGAGCTGCCGTTGCTGCCGCAGAGTACAACAAAAATATCTCCGTTGGAGTTGTTTCAAAGTTGTATCCACTCCGATCACATTCAGTGTCTGCAGAAGGAGGCACAAGCGCAGTACTAAATCCAAAGGATAGTTTTGATCTGCACGCCTATGATACCATAAAAGGCTCAGATTATCTAGCTGACCAAGATGCAGTAGAGGAGTTCGTCAGGCTCGTACCAGAACAAATATATACCACTGATCATTGGGGATGCCCCTGGAGCAGAAATCCTGACGGTACTATTTCCCAAAGGGATTTTGGTGCCCTGAGTTTTCCTCGGGCTACATTTGCAGCAGATAAGACCGGCTTTCACGTTATGCAAACACTTTTCAGCAGGGCCCTCAGGTACGAAAATATTCATTTCTATAATGAATATTTTGCAACCTCAATGTTCCTTGACAATGGCCGCATGAATTCCTTAACTACCATAAACTTGAGAACAGGAGATTTCGTAGTATTTCAGAGTAAAGCCTTTATTTTCGCCGCAGGAGGCGCTGGAAGGCTTTATCAATTTAGTACTTACGCACATTCTGTTTCCGGTGACGGCGACGCCATCGCCTACAGGGCCGGAATACCTCTAAAAGATATGGAATTTATTCAATTCCATCCCACAGGCCTTGTCCCGTCAGGCATATTGATTACCGAAGGGGCAAGGGCAGATGGCGGTTATCTCCTAAATGGTGAAAATAAGAGGTTCATGCAAGCTTACGCCCCAAATAAGCTAGAAAAAGCCTCAAGGGACGTTGTCTCAAGGGCGATAATGTGGGAAATTGAAGCCGGAAGAGGTGTTAAAGGAGAATATGGAGACATGGAGTATGTCTGGCTTGACCTAAGGCACATGGCTGATGTGCTTGATGAGCGCCTTCCTATGATAACTGAAATAGCGAAGAAATTCAATGGGATAGATGCACATACTGAACTAATACCAGTCCATCCTGCAACTCACTACACAATGGGCGGTATAGATTCAAATGTCAGGACCACCACAGATTACAGCGGTATATTTGCTGCTGGAGAAAATGCATGCGTTAGCATACACGGAGCGAACAGATTAGGATCAAACTCTACTAACGAATGCCTTGCCTTAGGGAACGTGGCAGGAGTTTCTGCGGCAAAATATGCAATGGAACACGATATCCCCGATCTCGTAGTTTCAAATGTTGAGAATGAAGAGAAAAGGATATGGGATGATCTATTGAAGAGAAATGGAGGAGAAAACGTAGCGAAGATAAGGGAAGATCTCCGTATCAATATGGACAAAAATGTAGGTATTTTCAGAGATGAAAACGGCTTAAATACGTCCTTGAAGAATATAAAACAGCTAAAGGAAAGGTATAATAACATATCAATACAGGACAAATCAAGCACCTTCAACATGGAATTGGAATGGGCGCTCGAAGTTGGTTTTATGCTCGATATAGCTGAAGTAATAACAACTGGCGCACTACTTAGAAAGGAGAGCAGAGGAGCCCATTACCGTAAGGATTATCCGAACAGAGACGACGAAAACTACTTAAAGCACACAATAGCTACCTATACGAAGGACGGACCGAGGATAACATATAAGCCAGTCGTGATAACAAAATGGCAGCCAACTGTCAGGACGTATTGA
- a CDS encoding succinate dehydrogenase iron-sulfur subunit, with the protein MSDEFEFEIKRKDGSGKTYFQKYNVPKDKVSTVLEGLLYIKENLDQTLSFRYSCRMEICGSCGMEIQGKPRMACSTIIEDLKSDKIRIEPLKHYKVIRDLVVDIDPFFDKYKEVKPYVIRDDDGKYDKELSQTPEQFHEYANYAMCIKCGLCMAACPIEGSDPSYLGPAPLAAAWRYIADNRDKGAKYRVEVVDGENGTARCHFAGECTEVCPKGVNPSFAIQKLRKTALKIELASIFGR; encoded by the coding sequence ATGTCGGATGAATTTGAGTTTGAAATTAAAAGAAAGGATGGCTCGGGAAAGACTTATTTCCAAAAGTACAATGTTCCAAAAGACAAAGTTTCTACCGTTCTGGAGGGTCTACTCTACATCAAGGAAAATCTAGATCAGACCCTATCCTTTAGATACTCCTGCAGGATGGAGATTTGCGGAAGCTGCGGGATGGAGATACAGGGAAAGCCACGTATGGCGTGCTCCACAATAATAGAGGATTTGAAGAGCGATAAGATAAGGATAGAGCCATTGAAACACTATAAGGTAATAAGAGATCTTGTTGTTGACATTGACCCATTCTTTGACAAATACAAGGAAGTAAAACCGTACGTGATTAGAGACGACGATGGAAAGTACGATAAGGAATTGTCCCAGACTCCTGAACAATTCCATGAATATGCAAATTACGCTATGTGCATTAAATGCGGTTTGTGCATGGCTGCATGTCCTATCGAAGGTTCTGATCCGTCTTATCTTGGGCCTGCACCACTAGCTGCCGCTTGGAGATACATAGCTGATAACAGGGACAAAGGCGCAAAATACAGGGTAGAAGTAGTCGATGGAGAGAACGGGACTGCACGCTGCCATTTTGCAGGTGAGTGCACTGAGGTCTGTCCTAAGGGTGTAAATCCATCCTTCGCTATTCAGAAGCTTAGAAAGACCGCTCTAAAGATTGAACTTGCAAGTATATTTGGGAGGTAG
- a CDS encoding succinate dehydrogenase hydrophobic membrane anchor subunit produces the protein MEKSSKVRYGALNRFVQAATGLFLVFFLGVHLYVAHINFGNPVALFGSVVNQLHNPWWLAFFLIFVYIVTYHGINGLSHVIDDTSISDKSKKYIGIALMVIYVITIIYGTILAVLVSRMTFPT, from the coding sequence ATGGAAAAAAGTTCTAAGGTAAGATACGGGGCACTGAACAGATTTGTACAGGCAGCTACTGGCCTCTTCCTCGTGTTCTTCCTCGGTGTGCATCTCTATGTTGCACATATAAACTTTGGAAATCCTGTTGCCCTCTTTGGGTCAGTTGTAAATCAGCTCCATAATCCGTGGTGGCTAGCATTCTTTTTAATATTCGTATACATCGTTACTTACCATGGCATAAATGGTCTTTCCCACGTAATTGACGATACGAGCATAAGCGATAAATCAAAGAAATACATAGGGATAGCACTAATGGTGATATACGTTATAACAATAATTTATGGAACAATACTTGCTGTTCTTGTATCAAGGATGACTTTTCCAACATAA
- a CDS encoding transcription factor S: MFCPKCGSLMTPVNGRYVCPSCGYEVSKKKEDLKIVNKSNDKETIMIREEVSAEPLDSDAICPRCHHKGARYVLKQTRSADEPETKFYTCEECGYRWREY, encoded by the coding sequence ATGTTTTGCCCCAAATGTGGAAGTCTGATGACTCCTGTAAACGGCAGATATGTATGCCCTTCATGTGGGTATGAAGTTTCAAAGAAAAAGGAAGATCTCAAGATAGTGAATAAAAGCAACGATAAGGAAACTATAATGATCCGAGAAGAAGTATCAGCTGAGCCACTAGATTCAGATGCAATTTGTCCACGCTGCCACCATAAAGGAGCAAGATATGTACTCAAGCAAACAAGATCGGCTGATGAGCCAGAAACAAAATTCTATACCTGTGAAGAATGTGGATATCGTTGGAGGGAATACTGA
- a CDS encoding alanyl-tRNA editing protein, producing MERIIFKERAITNSMKTEALYLNDAYKIEGIGTALFVEFTDMKVDKSIFYPTLFGEPNDTGKVIIEGKEYQIVDTIYDGEYIHLISMDTYPQGLVGKSVKQVIDWEKRYVHMRFRTALRLISGLSYKLWGVSCRVNETYDDRAWIDIEKPDITEEEITEVMSKANEMVKQNLEISFSYISMDEFLNRDDLKKMSIHETFDDEKIRIMRVPGLPDQPEFGVNVKNTGEVGEIKYKTTKARGKVSNRININF from the coding sequence ATGGAACGGATAATATTTAAAGAACGTGCGATAACGAATAGTATGAAGACAGAAGCATTGTATCTCAATGACGCGTACAAGATTGAAGGAATAGGAACTGCACTGTTTGTTGAATTTACAGATATGAAAGTTGATAAATCTATCTTCTATCCTACACTCTTTGGAGAACCAAACGATACAGGAAAAGTAATAATTGAGGGAAAGGAGTATCAAATCGTTGATACGATATACGATGGTGAATACATACACTTGATTTCCATGGATACTTATCCTCAAGGACTTGTAGGAAAAAGCGTTAAACAGGTGATAGACTGGGAAAAGAGGTATGTACACATGCGGTTTAGAACGGCGTTAAGGCTAATATCCGGCCTCTCATATAAACTCTGGGGCGTTTCATGCAGGGTCAACGAGACATACGATGATAGGGCTTGGATTGACATAGAGAAACCAGATATCACAGAAGAGGAAATAACAGAGGTAATGTCCAAGGCAAATGAGATGGTAAAACAGAATCTGGAAATATCGTTTTCCTATATATCAATGGATGAGTTCCTAAACAGGGATGATCTCAAGAAAATGAGTATTCATGAGACTTTTGATGATGAAAAGATCAGGATAATGAGGGTTCCTGGCCTTCCTGATCAACCAGAATTCGGCGTAAACGTAAAGAATACAGGAGAAGTTGGAGAAATAAAATATAAGACCACAAAAGCCAGGGGTAAAGTATCTAACCGGATAAATATAAACTTTTAA
- the moaC gene encoding cyclic pyranopterin monophosphate synthase MoaC, whose translation MIDFDGNMINISRKDVVARKATAVGRIYLRKETITAIKNNQVKKGNVIEISRAVGTMYAKNTFLQIPYCHNIPIEGVDVDFSLGENYVEVTCSTTTSYKTGIEMEAINCVNGALLNIWDMVKYLEKDETGNYPETRIEGVHVIKKTKSQE comes from the coding sequence GTGATTGACTTTGATGGGAATATGATCAACATATCTAGAAAAGACGTAGTTGCAAGAAAAGCTACGGCGGTGGGAAGAATATACCTGCGTAAAGAAACAATAACTGCAATTAAAAATAATCAGGTAAAAAAAGGGAATGTCATAGAAATAAGCAGGGCCGTTGGAACTATGTACGCCAAAAATACGTTCCTTCAGATACCATACTGTCATAATATTCCTATTGAAGGTGTAGATGTTGACTTTTCCTTGGGTGAGAATTACGTAGAAGTAACTTGTTCTACGACAACTAGTTATAAGACCGGGATCGAGATGGAGGCAATAAATTGCGTAAATGGTGCTCTTCTCAACATTTGGGATATGGTAAAATACCTTGAGAAGGATGAGACAGGCAATTATCCAGAAACAAGGATAGAAGGGGTTCACGTAATTAAAAAGACGAAGAGCCAAGAGTAA
- a CDS encoding MogA/MoaB family molybdenum cofactor biosynthesis protein — MTQDTHHSDVHRKLRIKVVTVSSTRNINNDESGKILEEKLGFHNISREVVRDDPVRILSAIFSKWDDFDAFVLNGGTGISKYDVTTNTLRRIADKEIPGFGELFRRMGESDAGVFSYLSGAGMFIVYGKPIFSLPGAPSAQPIGASLILDILDHVFHEITKE, encoded by the coding sequence ATGACTCAGGATACGCACCATTCTGATGTGCATAGGAAACTTCGTATAAAAGTGGTTACAGTTTCAAGCACTAGAAACATAAACAATGATGAATCAGGGAAGATATTGGAGGAAAAGCTTGGATTTCATAACATATCAAGAGAAGTAGTACGTGACGATCCTGTCAGAATACTTTCCGCAATATTTTCAAAATGGGATGATTTTGATGCATTTGTCCTTAATGGTGGTACAGGAATAAGTAAATATGATGTAACAACAAACACTCTTAGGAGGATAGCTGATAAGGAGATTCCAGGATTTGGTGAACTATTTAGGAGAATGGGAGAGTCTGATGCCGGGGTTTTCTCCTACCTATCTGGTGCTGGCATGTTCATTGTCTACGGAAAACCTATATTTTCGCTTCCTGGGGCCCCATCTGCACAGCCCATTGGTGCCTCACTTATACTCGATATTCTGGACCATGTCTTTCATGAGATAACGAAAGAATGA